The Immundisolibacter cernigliae genome has a window encoding:
- a CDS encoding rod shape-determining protein: MFKKLFGLFSSDLAIDLGTANTLVSVRGRGIVLQEPSVVAIRHGASTNGRKVIQAVGIEAKRMLGRTPGNITAIRPLKDGVIADFYVTEKMLQHFIRKVHERGFFRPSPRVVVGVPCGSTQVERRAIRESAMGAGAREVYLIEEPMAAAIGAGLPVAEATGSMIIDIGGGTTEIAVISLNGLVYSESVRIGGDKFDDAIINYVRRNYGTLIGESTAETIKHQIGSAYPGNEVLEIQVNGRNLAEGVPRSFTLNSNEVLEALQDPLHGIIAGLRKALEQIPPELSSDVAERGMVLTGGGALLRGIDKLFSEETGLPVVIADEPMLCVAKGGEMALDFIDQVTDIFDEE, encoded by the coding sequence ATGTTCAAAAAACTGTTCGGGCTTTTTTCGAGTGATCTTGCCATCGACCTTGGCACCGCCAACACGCTGGTGTCGGTGCGCGGGCGGGGCATCGTGCTGCAGGAGCCTTCCGTGGTGGCCATCCGCCACGGCGCCAGCACCAACGGCCGCAAGGTGATCCAGGCGGTGGGCATCGAGGCCAAGCGCATGCTCGGTCGCACGCCGGGCAACATCACCGCCATCCGGCCGCTCAAGGACGGCGTGATCGCGGATTTTTACGTCACCGAGAAGATGCTGCAGCACTTCATCCGCAAGGTGCACGAACGCGGATTTTTCCGGCCCAGCCCGCGCGTGGTGGTCGGCGTGCCCTGCGGCTCGACCCAGGTGGAACGCCGCGCCATTCGTGAATCGGCGATGGGCGCCGGGGCGCGCGAAGTATATCTAATCGAGGAACCCATGGCGGCCGCCATCGGCGCCGGCCTGCCGGTGGCGGAGGCCACCGGCTCGATGATCATCGACATCGGTGGCGGCACCACCGAGATCGCCGTCATTTCGCTCAACGGCCTGGTCTACTCGGAGTCGGTGCGCATCGGCGGCGACAAGTTCGACGACGCCATCATCAACTACGTGCGCCGCAACTACGGCACGCTGATCGGCGAGTCCACGGCCGAGACCATCAAACACCAGATCGGTTCGGCCTATCCGGGCAACGAAGTGCTGGAAATCCAGGTCAACGGCCGCAACCTGGCCGAGGGCGTGCCGCGCAGCTTCACGCTCAACAGCAACGAAGTGCTCGAGGCGTTGCAGGACCCCCTGCACGGCATCATCGCCGGCCTGCGCAAGGCGCTCGAACAGATCCCGCCGGAACTTTCCTCCGACGTGGCCGAGCGCGGCATGGTGCTGACCGGCGGCGGCGCCTTGTTGCGCGGCATCGACAAGCTGTTCTCGGAAGAAACCGGCCTGCCGGTGGTGATCGCCGACGAGCCCATGCTGTGCGTGGCCAAGGGCGGCGAGATGGCGCTCGATTTCATCGACCAGGTCACCGACATCTTCGACGAGGAGTGA
- the gatC gene encoding Asp-tRNA(Asn)/Glu-tRNA(Gln) amidotransferase subunit GatC: MSISSDEVRKVAHLARIEVSADQLTTYAAELSTILELVTQLDGADTAQVPPLAHPIDASQRLRADTVAETDQRRRFQAIAPAVQDGLYLVPKVIE; this comes from the coding sequence GTGTCGATAAGCAGCGACGAGGTGCGCAAGGTGGCGCACCTGGCCCGCATCGAGGTGTCGGCCGATCAGCTGACGACCTATGCGGCCGAACTGAGCACCATTCTGGAACTGGTGACCCAGCTGGACGGTGCCGACACCGCGCAGGTGCCCCCCCTGGCCCATCCGATCGACGCCAGCCAGCGCCTGCGCGCCGATACCGTCGCCGAAACCGACCAGCGGCGCCGCTTCCAGGCCATCGCACCGGCGGTGCAGGACGGCCTGTATCTGGTGCCAAAGGTCATCGAATGA
- the gatA gene encoding Asp-tRNA(Asn)/Glu-tRNA(Gln) amidotransferase subunit GatA produces MLDQTLTEQAAALRRGDYSATELTAAYLARIGARNAALNAFVTVTAGAAGQAAAAADAALAGGDAGPLAGIPIAHKDIFCTDGVRTSCASRMLDNFIAPYDATVVQRLAAAGAVMLGKTNMDEFAMGSSNETSFYGPVRNPWDLDRVPGGSSGGSAAAVAAGLCSAATGTDTGGSIRQPAALTGICGLKPTYGRVSRYGMVAFASSLDQAGPMARSAADMALLLQAMAGFDEHDSTSIDRPVPDYSAALEAPLTGLRIGLPAEYFNAGLDAAVGAAVRAALAELERLGARLVDITLPHTALSVPAYYVVAPAEASSNLARYDGVRYGYRADNPADLTDLYKRSRSEGFGAEVKRRILIGTYVLSAGYYDAYYLKAQRVRRLIREDFLGAFGQVDVIAAPTTPQPAFRLGEKQHDPVAMYLSDIYTIAANLAGLPALSVPCGLVQGLPVGLQLIGRDFDEARLLNVAHRYQQVTDWHMRRAPEA; encoded by the coding sequence ATGCTAGACCAGACCCTGACCGAACAGGCCGCCGCGCTGCGGCGAGGCGATTATTCGGCGACGGAACTGACGGCCGCCTATCTGGCCCGCATTGGCGCCCGAAACGCTGCGCTCAATGCCTTTGTCACCGTCACGGCCGGGGCGGCCGGTCAGGCTGCGGCGGCCGCCGATGCAGCGCTGGCCGGCGGCGATGCCGGTCCGCTGGCCGGTATCCCGATCGCCCACAAGGACATCTTCTGCACCGACGGCGTGCGCACCAGCTGCGCGTCGCGGATGCTGGACAACTTCATCGCGCCCTACGACGCCACCGTGGTCCAGCGCCTGGCCGCCGCCGGCGCGGTGATGCTGGGCAAGACCAACATGGACGAGTTCGCCATGGGCTCGTCGAACGAGACCTCGTTCTACGGCCCGGTGCGCAACCCCTGGGATCTGGATCGCGTGCCCGGCGGCAGCAGCGGCGGTTCGGCGGCTGCGGTGGCGGCCGGCCTGTGCAGCGCGGCCACCGGCACGGATACCGGCGGTTCGATCCGCCAGCCGGCGGCCCTGACCGGCATCTGCGGCCTGAAGCCCACCTACGGCCGGGTGTCGCGCTACGGCATGGTGGCGTTTGCCTCGTCGCTGGACCAGGCCGGACCGATGGCCCGCTCGGCGGCCGACATGGCCCTGCTGCTGCAAGCCATGGCCGGTTTCGACGAGCACGACTCGACCAGCATCGACCGGCCGGTGCCGGATTACTCGGCCGCGCTGGAGGCGCCCTTGACCGGCCTGCGCATCGGCCTGCCGGCGGAGTATTTCAATGCCGGCCTGGATGCCGCGGTGGGCGCCGCCGTGCGCGCCGCGCTGGCGGAACTGGAGCGCCTGGGCGCCCGGCTGGTCGACATCACGCTGCCGCATACGGCACTGTCGGTGCCGGCCTACTATGTGGTGGCACCGGCCGAGGCCTCGTCGAACCTGGCCCGCTACGACGGCGTGCGCTACGGCTACCGGGCCGACAATCCGGCCGACCTGACCGATCTGTACAAACGCAGCCGCAGCGAAGGCTTCGGTGCCGAGGTCAAGCGGCGCATCCTGATCGGCACCTACGTGCTGTCGGCCGGCTACTACGACGCCTATTACCTGAAGGCCCAGCGCGTGCGCCGGCTGATTCGTGAAGACTTTCTGGGCGCCTTCGGGCAGGTGGACGTGATCGCCGCGCCGACCACGCCGCAGCCGGCCTTTCGCCTGGGCGAGAAGCAGCACGACCCGGTCGCCATGTACCTGTCCGACATCTACACCATCGCCGCCAACCTGGCCGGCCTGCCGGCCTTGTCCGTTCCCTGCGGGCTGGTGCAGGGCCTGCCGGTGGGGCTGCAACTGATCGGCCGCGATTTTGACGAAGCGCGATTGCTGAACGTCGCCCACCGCTACCAGCAGGTGACCGACTGGCACATGCGCCGCGCGCCGGAGGCCTGA
- the mrdA gene encoding penicillin-binding protein 2: MARRHQTIKDPAAELRLFRRRVTLLLVLMALAGAGLLARLSFLQVVQHDRYATASQDNSIRAEVIAPARGVITDRNGTLLAQNVSSFSLYLTPENVPDTAATLAALGRLIDLRQPDLERFASLRRIRPRFEALLLRRNLDDTEAARFAANRHRFPGVELRGDLSRHYPQGALTAHVVGYVGRVSEAELAQASAEQRATDSTGKSGIEKSYDALLQGRVGYQQTEVDAHGRRLRVLDRIRAQPGTPLRLDLDVDLQRAAQAALAGRPGAVVAMDPVSGHVLAMVSEPAFDPNLFVGGIGSEDYRGLLNNPERPLTDRALRGLYPPGSTIKPLMALAGLASGVATADHHVWCPGWYTLGNSAHRFRCWQRHGHGRVDMRRAISQSCDVYFYDLALKLGIDRMHEQLGRFGLGARTGIDLPGEQAGLLPSQAWKRSARKAPWYPGETLIAGIGQGYNTATPLQLAYATALIASRGRTPPPRLVPAPLGEPAAVPDRLSQVSAEQWQIIADAMHAVVAPGGTAFRALADAPYSAAGKTGTAQVFAMSQRADDRGRNVARHLLDHALFIAYAPLEAPRIALSVIVEHGGSGSGTAAPVARQVLDAWLARTGGS; encoded by the coding sequence ATGGCGCGCCGGCATCAGACGATCAAGGACCCGGCGGCCGAGCTGCGCCTGTTTCGCCGACGCGTGACCCTGTTGCTGGTGTTGATGGCCCTGGCCGGCGCCGGGCTGCTGGCCCGCCTGAGCTTCCTGCAGGTCGTGCAGCACGACCGTTATGCCACGGCGTCCCAGGACAACAGCATCCGCGCCGAGGTGATTGCGCCGGCACGGGGCGTCATCACCGACCGCAACGGCACGCTGCTGGCCCAGAACGTATCCAGTTTCAGCCTGTACCTGACCCCCGAGAACGTGCCGGACACGGCCGCCACGCTGGCGGCGCTGGGCCGCCTGATCGACCTGCGCCAGCCCGACCTGGAGCGTTTCGCCAGTCTGCGCCGCATCCGTCCGCGCTTCGAGGCCTTGCTGCTGCGCCGCAATCTGGACGACACCGAAGCGGCGCGCTTTGCCGCCAACCGTCATCGATTCCCCGGCGTCGAACTGCGCGGCGACCTGTCGCGCCACTACCCGCAGGGGGCGCTGACCGCGCACGTGGTCGGTTACGTCGGTCGGGTCAGCGAGGCCGAACTGGCGCAGGCCAGCGCCGAGCAGCGGGCCACCGACAGCACCGGCAAGAGCGGTATCGAGAAATCCTACGACGCGCTGCTGCAGGGCCGGGTCGGCTACCAGCAAACGGAGGTGGACGCCCACGGTCGGCGCCTGCGCGTGCTCGATCGCATCCGCGCGCAGCCCGGAACGCCGCTGCGACTGGATCTGGACGTCGATCTGCAGCGGGCGGCACAGGCCGCGCTGGCAGGGCGTCCGGGCGCCGTGGTGGCAATGGACCCGGTCAGCGGTCATGTGCTGGCCATGGTCAGCGAGCCGGCCTTCGATCCGAACCTGTTCGTCGGTGGCATCGGCAGCGAGGACTACCGTGGCCTGCTGAACAATCCCGAGCGACCCCTGACCGACCGCGCCCTGCGCGGGCTCTATCCGCCCGGGTCGACCATCAAGCCGCTGATGGCACTGGCCGGACTGGCCAGCGGGGTGGCCACCGCCGACCACCACGTGTGGTGCCCGGGCTGGTACACGCTGGGCAATTCGGCGCACCGCTTCCGCTGCTGGCAGCGTCACGGCCACGGCCGCGTGGACATGCGGCGGGCGATATCGCAGTCCTGCGATGTGTACTTCTACGACCTGGCCCTGAAACTGGGCATCGACCGCATGCATGAGCAACTGGGCCGTTTCGGGCTGGGTGCGCGCACCGGCATCGACCTGCCCGGCGAGCAGGCTGGCCTGCTGCCGTCGCAGGCCTGGAAGCGCAGTGCCCGCAAGGCGCCCTGGTATCCGGGCGAGACGCTGATCGCCGGCATCGGCCAGGGTTACAACACCGCCACGCCGTTGCAGCTGGCCTATGCCACGGCACTGATCGCCAGCCGTGGCCGCACGCCCCCTCCCCGGCTGGTACCGGCGCCCCTTGGGGAGCCGGCGGCGGTACCCGACCGGCTGTCCCAGGTCAGCGCCGAGCAGTGGCAGATCATTGCCGATGCCATGCATGCCGTGGTGGCGCCGGGCGGTACGGCCTTTCGCGCGCTCGCCGATGCACCGTACAGCGCGGCCGGCAAGACCGGCACCGCGCAGGTGTTCGCCATGAGCCAGCGCGCCGACGACCGCGGTCGCAACGTGGCCCGGCACCTGCTCGATCACGCCCTGTTCATCGCCTACGCGCCGCTGGAAGCTCCCCGCATTGCGCTGTCGGTGATCGTCGAGCACGGCGGCTCGGGCAGCGGCACCGCCGCTCCGGTGGCCCGCCAGGTGCTCGATGCCTGGCTGGCGCGAACGGGCGGATCATGA
- the mreC gene encoding rod shape-determining protein MreC has protein sequence MPSLFRRRPSLALRLLLATLAAVMLLFLDQRGPRLVPLRSALLTVLHPVQQAIDLPFRAWAWGTDNLRERAALRTQTAVLRDENLRLRLRVQTLDALQAENRRLQALLDSLARTPQPLRALIASTVKVGLDPYIGQIQIDKGSLQGVFTGQPVLDADGVVGQVLHVAAQTAQVLLITDSRHAIPVKSIRSGVRAIAVGRGPIGALDLPYLPNHVDLEVGDTLVTSGLDDVFPPDLPVATVSRVNRIAEGEFAEVQATPSGRLDRIQEVLLVWPATQPAAAPETTGDRPPAPSQ, from the coding sequence ATGCCTAGCCTGTTCCGGCGCCGCCCGTCGCTGGCGCTCCGCCTGCTGCTGGCAACGCTGGCGGCAGTGATGCTGCTGTTTCTGGACCAGCGCGGCCCGCGGCTGGTGCCGCTGCGCAGCGCCTTGCTGACCGTGCTGCACCCGGTGCAGCAGGCCATCGACCTGCCCTTTCGGGCCTGGGCCTGGGGCACCGACAACCTGCGCGAACGCGCCGCTCTGCGTACCCAGACGGCCGTCCTGCGCGACGAGAATCTGCGTCTGCGCCTGCGGGTACAGACGCTTGACGCGCTGCAGGCCGAGAACAGGCGCCTGCAAGCGCTGCTCGATTCCCTGGCGCGTACCCCGCAGCCGCTGCGCGCGCTGATCGCCAGCACAGTCAAAGTGGGCCTGGATCCCTATATCGGGCAGATTCAGATCGACAAAGGCTCCCTGCAGGGCGTGTTCACCGGCCAGCCGGTGCTCGACGCCGACGGCGTGGTCGGACAGGTGCTGCATGTGGCGGCACAGACCGCCCAGGTACTGCTGATCACCGACAGCCGGCATGCCATCCCGGTCAAATCGATTCGCAGCGGCGTGCGGGCCATTGCCGTGGGCCGTGGACCGATCGGTGCGCTCGACCTGCCGTACCTGCCCAACCATGTCGACCTGGAGGTCGGTGACACGCTGGTCACTTCCGGGCTGGACGACGTGTTCCCGCCGGACCTGCCGGTGGCCACGGTCAGCCGCGTGAACCGCATCGCCGAGGGCGAATTCGCCGAGGTCCAGGCGACCCCATCCGGCCGCCTGGACCGCATCCAGGAGGTCCTGCTGGTGTGGCCGGCCACGCAGCCGGCCGCCGCCCCAGAAACAACCGGCGACCGTCCGCCCGCTCCAAGCCAGTGA
- the mreD gene encoding rod shape-determining protein MreD gives MSTAPVKPRSRAIAGSLLAAGLLLSAPVPAWASAWQPPWLTLALAYWCLAQPDRLGITAGFALGLLEDALTGAPLGQHALALAVVAAAVLAQHQRLRVLPLWQQALLLVPLLAVHQIILALITGSSGRPVSAGMLLPALSGALVWPWLFLTLRDLRRRASR, from the coding sequence GTGAGCACCGCCCCCGTAAAGCCCCGGAGCCGGGCCATTGCAGGCAGCCTGCTGGCGGCCGGCCTGCTGCTGTCGGCGCCGGTGCCGGCGTGGGCAAGTGCCTGGCAACCGCCCTGGCTGACGCTGGCACTGGCCTATTGGTGTCTGGCGCAGCCCGACCGGCTGGGCATTACCGCCGGCTTTGCGCTCGGGCTTCTGGAAGACGCCCTGACCGGAGCGCCGCTGGGTCAGCATGCCTTGGCGCTGGCGGTGGTGGCAGCGGCGGTGCTGGCGCAGCATCAGCGCCTGCGCGTGCTGCCGCTGTGGCAGCAGGCGCTGCTGCTGGTGCCACTGCTGGCGGTGCACCAGATCATCCTGGCCCTGATTACCGGCAGCAGCGGCAGGCCGGTGTCGGCGGGCATGCTCCTGCCGGCGCTCAGCGGGGCCCTGGTGTGGCCCTGGCTGTTCTTGACCCTGCGCGATCTGCGTCGGCGCGCCAGCCGCTGA
- the rodA gene encoding rod shape-determining protein RodA has translation MSDWITAWRRVNVDWALLVGLLGLCSVGLMLAYSAGGESLPAARSQGIRVGIGLLLLLVAAQVPVGWLQRLAAPFYLLTIILLIVVDAIGAIGHGAQRWLDLGPLRFQPSELAKLAVPMMAARYLSDRALPPTARDVVASAALALLPVLLIAAQPDLGTSLLVAAAGLSVLFLAGLSWRVIGLFTGLAAAAAPLMWLYGMHDYQRQRVLTLFDPQRDPLGTGYHIIQSTIAIGSGGFYGKGWLEGTQTRLQFLPESATDFVFAVFGEEFGLLGAIGLLLLYGFIIGRGMNIAMQASDGFGRLLGGGLMSTFFVYVVVNIGMVSGVLPVVGVPLPLVSYGGTSMVTLMLGFGMLMGIRAHRKLWPA, from the coding sequence ATGAGCGACTGGATCACCGCCTGGCGGCGGGTCAACGTCGATTGGGCGCTGCTGGTCGGCCTGCTGGGCCTGTGCTCGGTCGGCCTGATGCTCGCCTACAGCGCCGGCGGCGAGTCCCTGCCGGCGGCCAGGAGTCAGGGCATTCGGGTGGGAATCGGGCTGCTGCTGCTGTTGGTCGCGGCGCAGGTGCCGGTCGGCTGGTTGCAGCGCCTGGCAGCGCCGTTCTACCTGCTGACGATCATTCTGCTGATCGTGGTGGACGCCATTGGCGCCATCGGCCACGGCGCGCAGCGCTGGCTGGATCTGGGGCCCCTGCGCTTCCAGCCGTCCGAGCTGGCCAAGCTGGCGGTGCCGATGATGGCGGCGCGGTATCTGAGCGACCGCGCGCTGCCCCCAACCGCACGCGATGTCGTCGCCAGCGCCGCGCTGGCGCTCCTGCCGGTGCTGCTGATCGCCGCTCAGCCGGATCTGGGCACCTCGCTGCTGGTGGCGGCAGCGGGTTTGTCGGTGCTGTTTTTGGCCGGCCTCAGCTGGCGGGTGATCGGCCTTTTCACAGGGCTGGCGGCTGCCGCTGCACCGCTGATGTGGCTATATGGCATGCATGACTACCAGCGCCAGCGGGTGCTGACCCTGTTCGATCCGCAGCGCGACCCGCTGGGCACCGGCTACCACATCATCCAGTCCACGATCGCCATCGGCTCGGGCGGTTTCTACGGCAAGGGCTGGCTCGAAGGCACGCAGACGCGCCTGCAATTCCTGCCCGAGAGCGCCACCGACTTCGTGTTCGCCGTGTTCGGCGAGGAATTCGGCTTGCTGGGCGCCATCGGCCTGCTGCTGCTGTACGGCTTTATCATCGGCCGCGGCATGAACATCGCCATGCAGGCCAGCGACGGTTTTGGCCGGCTGCTGGGCGGCGGGCTGATGTCCACGTTTTTCGTTTATGTCGTGGTCAATATCGGCATGGTCAGCGGCGTGCTCCCGGTGGTCGGCGTACCGCTGCCGCTGGTCAGCTATGGAGGTACTTCGATGGTTACCCTGATGCTCGGGTTCGGCATGCTCATGGGCATCCGCGCCCACCGCAAACTGTGGCCGGCATGA
- the gatB gene encoding Asp-tRNA(Asn)/Glu-tRNA(Gln) amidotransferase subunit GatB, translating to MSAWETVIGLEVHCQLATRSKLFSGAATAFGAEPNTQACAIDLALPGVLPVLNREAVAMAIKFGLAVGAQIAPRSVFARKNYFYPDLPKGYQISQYELPIVALGHLDITLPDGTGKRIGITRAHLEEDAGKSLHEDFHGLTGIDLNRAGTPLVEIVSEPELSSAAEAVAYLKKLHALVRYLEISDANMQEGSFRCDANVSVRRVGDSKLGTRAEIKNINSFRFVERAIEVEVERQIELLESGGQVVQETRLYDAERNQTRAMRSKEEANDYRYFPDPDLLPIEVSEAWVEHLRAQLPELPQARQARFVSQYGLSDYDAGLLTAERELADYFEASLTSGAEPKLAANWINGELAAALNRDDLPITASPVSPAALGGLLGRIVDQTISGKIAKDVFAAMWQGEGEADAIIQARGLKQITDTGAIEAAVEQVLSANPDQVEQLKAGKDKVLGFLVGQVMKATGGKANPAQVNALLRSKVGV from the coding sequence ATGAGCGCCTGGGAAACCGTCATCGGCCTCGAAGTCCACTGCCAGCTGGCCACCCGCAGCAAACTGTTCTCGGGCGCCGCCACGGCGTTTGGAGCCGAACCGAACACGCAGGCCTGCGCCATCGACCTTGCCCTGCCGGGCGTGCTGCCGGTGCTCAATCGCGAGGCGGTGGCCATGGCCATCAAGTTTGGCCTGGCCGTCGGCGCGCAGATCGCGCCCCGCTCGGTGTTCGCGCGCAAGAATTATTTCTACCCGGACCTGCCCAAGGGCTACCAGATCAGCCAGTACGAGCTGCCGATCGTCGCCCTGGGACATCTGGACATAACGCTGCCGGACGGCACCGGCAAGCGCATCGGCATCACCCGCGCGCACCTGGAGGAAGACGCCGGCAAGTCCCTGCACGAGGACTTCCACGGCCTGACCGGGATCGACCTGAACCGCGCCGGCACGCCGCTGGTGGAGATCGTCTCCGAACCGGAGCTGTCCAGCGCCGCCGAGGCGGTGGCTTACCTGAAAAAGCTGCACGCCCTGGTGCGGTATCTGGAAATCTCCGACGCCAACATGCAGGAAGGCTCGTTCCGCTGCGACGCCAACGTGTCGGTGCGCCGGGTCGGCGACAGCAAACTGGGCACGCGGGCCGAGATCAAGAACATCAACTCGTTCCGGTTTGTGGAGCGCGCCATCGAGGTCGAGGTCGAGCGCCAGATCGAGCTGCTGGAAAGCGGCGGCCAGGTGGTGCAGGAAACCCGCCTGTACGACGCCGAGCGCAACCAGACGCGCGCCATGCGCAGCAAGGAAGAAGCCAACGACTACCGCTATTTCCCCGATCCGGACCTGCTGCCGATCGAGGTATCCGAGGCCTGGGTGGAGCACCTGCGCGCGCAATTGCCGGAACTGCCGCAGGCCCGTCAGGCGCGCTTCGTGTCGCAGTACGGCCTGTCCGATTACGACGCCGGGCTGCTGACCGCCGAGCGGGAGCTGGCCGACTACTTCGAAGCCTCACTGACCAGCGGCGCGGAACCGAAGCTCGCCGCCAACTGGATCAACGGCGAACTCGCCGCCGCCCTGAACCGCGACGATCTGCCGATCACTGCTTCCCCGGTCAGCCCGGCCGCGCTGGGCGGATTGCTGGGGCGCATCGTGGATCAGACCATTTCGGGCAAGATCGCCAAGGACGTGTTCGCCGCCATGTGGCAGGGCGAGGGCGAGGCCGACGCCATCATCCAGGCGCGGGGCCTGAAGCAGATCACCGACACCGGCGCCATCGAGGCGGCTGTCGAGCAGGTGCTCAGCGCCAATCCAGATCAGGTCGAGCAGCTGAAAGCCGGCAAGGACAAGGTGCTCGGCTTCCTGGTCGGTCAGGTGATGAAGGCCACCGGCGGCAAGGCCAACCCGGCGCAGGTGAATGCGCTGCTGCGGTCAAAGGTCGGCGTTTAG
- a CDS encoding Rieske 2Fe-2S domain-containing protein has product MSQALDYLIQARPDAMQPYFAFLKVAGRRLDPKTKALISLISKVHAQTERGFRQYLTRALRSGASADEVLDALLMAFPMLGLTRIVWAVDQLLALDLPEFRLDQLGHVPDWHALAPLAELPPTGSLRREADGRAVFIHRTDTELMVYDARCPHQSTDIPELAIDGARLTCPRHGWAFDLGSGMCVAKGSRPLRALAHREQDGQLWAFW; this is encoded by the coding sequence ATGAGCCAAGCCCTCGATTACCTGATCCAGGCCCGCCCGGACGCCATGCAGCCGTATTTCGCCTTCCTGAAGGTGGCCGGTCGGCGTCTGGATCCCAAGACCAAGGCGCTGATTTCCCTCATCAGCAAGGTCCACGCGCAGACCGAACGCGGCTTTCGTCAGTACCTGACGCGGGCGCTGCGCAGCGGCGCCAGCGCCGACGAGGTGCTCGACGCCCTGCTGATGGCCTTTCCGATGCTGGGCCTGACGCGGATCGTGTGGGCGGTGGACCAGCTGCTGGCGCTGGACCTGCCGGAGTTTCGCCTCGATCAGCTCGGCCACGTGCCGGACTGGCATGCGCTGGCGCCCCTGGCCGAACTGCCGCCCACCGGCAGCCTGCGCCGTGAGGCTGACGGCCGCGCCGTGTTCATTCACCGAACGGACACCGAGCTGATGGTCTACGACGCCCGTTGCCCACACCAGAGCACCGACATCCCGGAACTGGCCATTGACGGCGCGCGCTTGACCTGCCCCCGCCACGGCTGGGCATTCGATCTAGGCAGCGGCATGTGTGTGGCCAAGGGCTCCCGGCCGCTGCGCGCGCTCGCGCACCGGGAACAGGACGGGCAGTTGTGGGCGTTCTGGTGA
- the mltB gene encoding lytic murein transglycosylase B, producing the protein MRRLAALLLALGSAAPAPAVPLAEHPPLQALIDTLVSQDGFARADVERLLAGTQFHQSIIDAITRPAEKMPWHRYRPIFLTQQRIDGGVAFWNEHAALLARAEREHGVPASIITAIIGVETRYGAVTGRYRALDALTTLTIAGLPRSAFFGRELRELLLLGREERLDLAGLNGSYAGALGLPQFIPSSYRAYAVDFDQDGRRDLLGSPADAIGSVANYLRRHGWEAGQPITAAATATPAAASLGGTDPALKHTVSQLLAGGVSAPGAAPGTRKAALIRLEAEQGDEYHLGFQNFYAITRYNHSALYAMAVTQLAAAIGAQHPASP; encoded by the coding sequence ATGAGGCGCCTGGCCGCCCTGCTGCTGGCGCTGGGCAGCGCCGCGCCGGCCCCGGCCGTGCCGCTGGCCGAACATCCGCCCCTGCAGGCCCTGATCGATACCCTGGTCAGCCAGGACGGTTTCGCGCGGGCCGATGTCGAGCGCCTGCTGGCGGGCACGCAGTTCCACCAGAGCATCATCGACGCCATCACCCGCCCGGCCGAGAAGATGCCCTGGCACCGCTATCGGCCGATCTTCCTGACCCAGCAGCGCATCGACGGCGGCGTGGCCTTCTGGAACGAGCACGCCGCGCTGCTGGCACGGGCCGAGCGCGAACACGGCGTGCCGGCATCGATCATCACCGCCATCATCGGCGTGGAGACCCGTTACGGCGCCGTCACCGGTCGCTACCGGGCGCTCGACGCGCTGACCACGCTGACCATCGCCGGCCTGCCGCGCAGTGCTTTCTTTGGCCGCGAACTGCGCGAACTGCTGCTGCTGGGCCGCGAGGAGCGGCTGGACCTGGCCGGCCTGAACGGCTCCTATGCCGGCGCGCTGGGTCTGCCGCAGTTCATCCCGTCGAGCTACCGCGCCTACGCGGTGGATTTCGACCAGGACGGCCGGCGCGACCTGCTCGGCAGCCCGGCCGACGCCATCGGCAGCGTGGCCAATTACCTGCGCCGCCACGGCTGGGAAGCGGGCCAGCCGATCACCGCTGCGGCCACGGCAACGCCCGCCGCGGCCAGCCTGGGCGGGACCGATCCGGCCCTGAAGCACACCGTAAGCCAGCTGCTTGCCGGGGGCGTCAGCGCCCCTGGGGCCGCGCCTGGCACACGCAAGGCAGCGCTGATTCGCCTGGAGGCCGAGCAGGGGGACGAATACCACCTGGGCTTCCAGAATTTCTACGCCATCACCCGCTACAACCACAGCGCGCTGTACGCGATGGCGGTCACGCAACTGGCGGCAGCCATCGGTGCGCAGCACCCGGCCTCACCCTGA